The following is a genomic window from Mya arenaria isolate MELC-2E11 chromosome 4, ASM2691426v1.
CTTTCAGACAGCAGCTGCAATTAAGATAGTGGAAAGCGCTTCCCTCTGGTATTAAGGAATGTAAAACAAGGGCAATTTAAGTTTCAAAAAGGCACTCAAAACTTACAATATTTTACTGAAGTATATTGGAACTGATTACCTATAACATCAAATTGATACACGAAgacaatatgttaaatatttatatagtttttatgaCAACTGTTTGGAGTATTTTTAATGTAATGTGGCGGTTTTCCTGCAGAATGGTAGCATACATCGCATGCTTTGGGCGCGCTTGTTGAGAACGGCCGGATGCATACATGGGATGTCTATGGCACGGCGGCATttattggagccataacattttgttatgtgttgaaaatgctccaacgcgtcttccgttatagtgccaatgagtggaatatggatgtaaacagtgagtatggtttcttatttttcatttttagaggtttataccagtaaatttaaaaaaaaggagaatgtagttccacataggaatggccatgagttgttctaaaggtaaaagttctgaataaaatttaatatctgatcgtctagaacttgcataacccAATTCGTTTCCTAAtaaattactattcatgagcaccacaacctattcattggcaccacaacgttcagaaaatcgagcatagtgcagcaagtataacaaataaagttctaaaatttgtaacgcggcaaccttttgtcaataaaaaagccacacacatgtaaagaagATACTTAAACATAAGGTATGtgaacaattctcacgaaaatccagatttttacgttgtcaacacttacgtctagcaagttatgcaagttctagacgatcagatattaaattttattcagaacttttacctttagaacaactcatggccattcctatgtggaactacattctccaatttttttaatttactggtataaacctctaaaaatgaaaaataagaaaccatactcactgtttacatccatattccactcattggcactataacggaagacgcgttggagcattttcaacacataacaaaatgttatggctccaatgattacccggcgtGTAAAGGTTTGTGTGCGATACGGTATATCTTCACCAGTTTTATCACGTACATTTATTTGGACTAAACCTAACTCCTGTGGAAAGGAACAAGTtgctttttataattaaaaccaTTGGGTGCCTCAGAGCTTCTCGtctttaattgtgaaaattgtTGTCTGCTACGCTGCGAGATATCAACACATGTTTAACGAATAACAACTTATATTCCTGATGGTATATAGTATATTTTACTTTAGTATATTGATCAgtcatgttgtttttattcgcGTCTGCTTTATAAGTCACGAAACTAAGAAGATAATAGAATAATGATGTCCATATGAATTGCTCTTATTTTCGGATATTCTGATATTTGGATAGGTGACACATATGGGATTTCAACAAACTGCACAGTTTGAGTTCTAAATCCCACCCTTTGAGCAGTGAATTTTTGTTCACTTCCAAGTTTCGGAAATGTTCAAAGTACCCAACTTCTTTTGTTGAAGTCCAAACTAGGACAAAttcaatccagtttagatcactgttgGGTATTAGTCCAAATTatccattttaaacataaaatatcttgaatacaatttcaatatccccccccccccgtctattattttagactatgtcgggtatatattgaacaatttggtcattattattcaacatttagGCATAATACTATATATTCTTTCTCgctggtagagagttgtagcgttacagggatacataagaaatgttaataataataaaaaaatatccctgatcgctcattattttAGCTAATGTGGAAGGTAGTCTAGAATAaaagatgttaaaaaaaattgattcatttaattactaaagttaaacatgaattgttgaaaaaaagaGGTGGTTTGATAaatatggaaattatttttagaggAGCATTTGATGCTTGAAATAGATTACttaatgtaaaaatcatacTTTACCATGTAACCGCTAAATGACAAGTTGcgtaactctattttgcatatgaGGTTGTGTATAGAAGATTGGCCAGATTTGACGAATTCTGAACCAACGGAAATTTCCGTAGTAGTCTGGAAATGGCTCCGAAGTCTTCAGAATTCCGGTTGGGTATTAAAGACTGGCCGAACTTGACAATTTCcaaatcaaaattataacaaaaaaacaatcaacagctttttacattttagtattacaTATCTAATACATTATTTGCATATAATTCTTGATAATGTTTGGATAGAAACCTTGTGaacaatatacttattaaaaagAAACCCATTCAGAGAAAGGTTATCAAAAAAAGCTGACATTGACGTTTGACTGCGCCATTGGAAAGActttcaaatattgtaaaaataccTCACGCACCTTGAGTAGGTCAGTTGGCATGAGAATAGCACTGAACGACAAAGATCTCTATGACTCTGCACTAGTTGAAAGCAAGACATATTTCCCTCTTGTAGCAATGCTTTACATGGGATAAATTaatgttgattttgaaattttaacataaatttatgatatacaaatattatatcatttcatatataaaacCTCAAATTTACTGTTTCAGCTTTGCTTCAATTAGAAAAATGGACAAATCAACTAAAGAAGAAGATTTGTTAGTTGTGCCTGATGGATGGAAGGATCCTGGTATTTCAAAGGAGGATAATCCACATGGCGTGTTGGCAGAAAGTTCCTTTGCTACACTATTTCCAAAATACAGAGAAAAATACTTGAAGGAATGTTGGCCACTTGTTAAGAAGACTCTTTCAGATCATGTAAGATTCCTTATTGTTTTCGGAAAATGGTGTTTATATAGGGATAAATAAAGTATTGAATTGTTGTACTGAACATGACTTTCTTGTATATCtacacaatatacatgaaagctccTTCTTAtcaacaatttcattttgtaaagtATACTcatttttcagaatttaaaggCTGAGCTGGACCTGGTAGAGGGATCTATGACAGTGGGCACAACTCGGAAGACATGGGATCCATATGTGATTATCAAGGCTCGAGATCTCATTAAACTATTGGCAAGAAGTGTCCCTTACGAGCAGGTAACGAGAAGAGGAATACAAAGTTTGATGTCAATTGCTTTACAATGATAATATGTTCAACAGTTTACTCTGTTATTATTGCAAATCAGTTTCATGCTGGTATGCAGTTCAAAGTTATTTGCATTCTGTagtttattgtaatattaaatgTCCTGAACAATAAgcattttgctatttttcacggaaaatatttcagatgtattttataattcatatgtTTGGTTACATGTTTAATGGATTAAAAATAAGTTGATGTTACTTGTAAAGGTATTCTTACAATTTTCAGGCCGTGAGGGTGCTGGAGGATGATGTTTTCtgtgatataattaagattgGCAGCCTTGTACGGAACGGAGACAGATTTGTCAAGCGCAGGCAGAGACTTATTGGACCAAATGGATCAACATTAAAAGTAATTGGGCATAAAACTGTTTCTGAACAATGCAGTTTAAGAAGCAGTATGTGGAATTCAGAGCTGATGTGACCTTTACTCCTTTTAACCAAGAGCATTATAGTAGACTAAATAATGACAAACTAGAAAATAACTGtacaaatatttctataaaacttaaataactaATGGTTTGTTTTGAACACATTGAAATTCTCTGAATTTATAACCAATTATGATTACAGGCAATAGAGTTGTTGACAAACTGCTACGTGTTGGTGCAGGGTAACACTGTATCAACTCTTGGATCCTACAGGGGAATTAAAGAGGTACTGgtattcaatgaaaaatacacCAGATGTTAATGTGTGGTTGTAAAAGTAAGAATGTTACTGATGATTCCAACAGGGacaatatataatgtaacaaataaaacactgattgttgtaaatatttatgtcatttttgctTCCATTTTTTCCCTCGATTTTGATgagttataattttatatatgtgtataaatgGCTAAATGTTTTCTGCATGTATGAACAGattatatttaatcatttatgttAACTGCAGGTTTAATTTTCAGGTTCGTAATATTGTGATCGATACGATGAAGAATGTCCACCctatatataacataaaggTAAGTTCTTCATTTTCTGAATGACATCGTCATGGTACTGTTGGTAATGAGTTACAATGTGGATTTCATCattagttttaattgttttctcataaaaaaatatatcaagaaatgcaCAAAATGATGGTCATTTCCCAGCATTAATGGTTTTAATTACATGGGATGactcacaaaacaataaaaacagaatCTGTATCAATTTTAATCTATAATTATAGAAAAGAGAAAGATCTAGAATTATACAAGAGCTGTTGGTAAAAATTTTTCCTCCAattattaatgtaaacaatataaaatacactACATGATTGGTCATATATTgtgaaaattgataaatatttcatcTAAAAACACTGCTTGGAAGCCTATTTATGTGCAGTTTTTAACAACCACCTCTTTCGACATGGAACACTTTTCATGTCATGGCTTCGTGAagtaaaaataagaatttacttaaaagactgTTATCTGcccatattatatttatgttgtatcttattgtttgttttttcatcatATAATATCAAGAAACTATATCAGTTAATCGTTATTTAGACCTCCTTATAAGTTTTTCTCTCGTTTGGTAGTGCAATGCTCATGAAATCCCTTTAAGGCACTTTTACAAACAGTTTCAATGTCAGAAAccctttgttttaagtcagaAGTTGATGAAATGTTTACCTTATTTGAAGATAACATATGCACATTCCTATCAAATGTAAAAATTCTGTTGATGATcacattcaaattattcaaTTGATGCGCGCCCTGACCAATTTAGGTTTCAAACTGGTAGAAGCCCTGGTATAAATATTGTGACCAAAATTTTGGATTGAAAACTGAGGGGGATAACATTTAAGTaggtttgatttattttaatcatcAATATTGTAATGTTAGCATACTATATTGTTTTGCTTAAAGTTTTCATATTCATGTTCACTATGTTAATTCACTATTGATGAGACAGAggaaataaacttatttttatgcAGACGTTGATGATAAAGCGGGAGCTTGCCAAAGATCCACAGCTGAAAGACGAGAGCTGGGAGAGATTTCTGCCCAAGTTCAAATCCAAGAATATCAGTAGACGTAAACAGCCAACAAAGAAACGGACAAAGAAGACATACACACCCTTCCCACCTCCTCAGCCAGAGAGCAAGGTACAGAATTATACTTGATATACTTTTCAgtcaataatgaaaataaataagattacaCTGGTTATATTTTTTCGATCACTAATGAAATAAgcaacaacatatatatatacatacttttcctattttagcttgtctgtttttggaAGAAAACAGGTGTAGATGTTGTCATAGCCTTAACATTGTTGTCAGCATCTGCCATCTGCATGCAACAACTTGAGCCTTGATCATAACTTTAATAAACTGACCTTTATCATACCTCAAAAACTGTTTATGGAACTATTCATGGAACTAGTTACACATATGCTAAAGACGAAAGACATATTCTAAAGACATATTCTCACATGTACTTTCAAACCCATACCGGTAACTCTGGTTTTAATCAATTTTGAGCTATGGTAATTTTGAATGCAAAGCAATAGACAAGTGTTGGTATTCGTTACATTGTGCTCTTGTTAATTGTTAAAGTATACAGAAAATGTTCCTGTTTGTGTCTGTAAAATGACCTCATGGAATTAAACGCAGTCCTAATTCTATTGTATATTGAGAAGCAAAGTAGGTACAATGAATTCAGTTGTAGCCATACACATTCTGCTGCAGGTTGACAAAGAGCTGGAGACAGGCGAGTATTTCCTGAAGGACGATGAGAAGAAGGCTAGGAAAAGAGCACAAAAACGGGTATGTAAATTTGATGAGTGATTAGATCTCTGAAAATTAGGATCTTGATGGCCTTTTTTCTTAGTATGATTACTGTAGTAAAATTAATCACATATaacttaaaccaaaataaagcatttgaacaaaaactgtttaattGTAATGTAATGTCTTGTTTTGAATCAATAGCTCTAAATGAGTAAAATTTTGACTTCTATGTAAATGTGACAACAGGCGAAGGAACATGAGAGCTGTGAGAAGAAACAGAAGGAGCGGGCTAAGGCTTTCATTCCGCCAGAAGAAAAACCAACAGAGCCAAAGCAGGCAAAATCCAGCACCAGTGAAGTTGATGTTGATAAACTGaagaaaaagataaaacagGCCCAGGTATCGCCGTGTCGAGATGATTTTGGTTTGCTTAGTTGAAACATGTTATCATTCTCTTCAATTCCGTCAGAATATTTTTTGGAGACCTTATCTTTAATTTTAAGTGAAACTCTTTTTATCTTGCAATGGATAAATAATCTGATTTCTTTTTGTGCTAATTTAACACTCatcatgaacatatatttttaattgatgaaaaagttggaaaaactaccagtacatttttacaatattccagatgaaaaatgttcatttgttaATTTCAGAAAGGAAAGAAAAGGGCCAATGTAAAGTCTTGAAAATAACTTTTGCTGAATATGATGAGACAATTCAAAATGCCCCTGGGGTCCCATGCCAGAAACAGTGTACAAGGAGACAATTTGCATTTACGACTGTGGTTTGACAGTGATAAAAAATTaacttcaaaattatttaaatgaaagtttGGTGCGATTAAATATGCAATTGTGTAAATAGTCTAAACTTTGTGTGATATGGGTtgatatgaaaatgatgatgcATCAAAccactttaatatttttttagctcaccattCTTTCAACATTCTTATCACCTTGGGGACGTTGTTGGCAGACGCGTTCAAAAACTATTAACTTAAgttgaaacttggaacaccTGTTGCTAGaggcaatacacacatgtatagcaaggtcAATAACTCttgcttaaataattaaattatgcTTCTTGATTGACAGTCAAAAACCCAGAAACAATTGGCGTTCGCTTCCTGGCTCTGTTGTTTTCACAGTTTTGTGTTAATGAATGTACGAATGTTTTTCTGTATTTAACTTGAGATATTTAAGACAAGAATTACAATCACACATCGAGAGCTTATGTAATTTGTTGAGTTGACATACAAGTGTAAATAAATTTTAGTCACAAAATTAGTCCTTCATCATCTACATCACTCAACAGgagcttgttttttttcattgcaGATGTATTATCCTTACTTCTACCTCTATTTAAAGCAAATGATTGGTTGAACATGACTGTTGACCAAAATAACATTGGATGTGTTGATCATTGGGGAGAGCTGCGCTATTGTTGAActaaatttgctttaaaaccATATGCACCAATAAACggttatgaaaaaataaagttttatttccTGTACACTTCTCATCAATAAGTATAAAGCTTAAAATCAATATCTCATAAAGACTAATGCTCATGACAAAACATTAGTATGAAAATggacaaagggcaataacttaaaaaaataccacatttaaagttatggttcctgtgcacCTCTCCTTAATAGGATGTCTTTGtaaatgaagtttgaagtcaacaCCTCCGTCTTGGACTTCTGCTTCTGACAGACAAAAGTGAAGTATGAAATTAAActaagggcaataactaaaaatatCATAGCCAGAGTTAAGTTTCCTAGGCACTGCACTTATCCTCAGTATGATCTATTTGtaaatgaagtttgaagtcaatacctcacaAGGCTTATAAATCAAATAACTGTAGTGTAAATGAAATCCTTTTCGGTactatttaaggaatgaattgcggggttgatgtcattatcggggtatgaatgcaattgggctggtcaaagtgtgtggagtccttcggactccacgcaaactttgaccagccaaattgcgttcatatccccgataatgacatcaaccctgcaattcattacttatatttacaccaatagttcattatttcattcaaaagttatcaaaaaactacttcatttcatttaagaaaacatttcagtaatcctttcttacccattctgtaaatagaacgacccaacTGTAAccggaaatattttttcaaatgacgtcacaataacgcaggaaaagatcaaccatttgaaatcagttttaaacgtaaaattgaagcacttatggcaacaatacatttaaaatataataaattaacactttctaaaaagTTGATTCATATTATATGGgatctgctgacacaatacaaacaatatccAAGATCAACaactttcatgtatattgttatgcgatgaattgtgatccaaacatatccgaagatgttgcgttcatcgattgataaacgcaattgccgaaaagcagttcatttaaggaatggaagttgaggtgtaaatattatattatgaattCGAGAATCTTATATCCCCCACCGCATGACTCATTAAAAAAGAGTTCAAGGCTGCAATTTAAGCATACCTCTGCAAGGTTAATTTTCATCAGAGTTATATTATTGTATGATTTCTGTGTAAATTTGTcatgtatttcataaattaaaGGGAATTACTCTTCTGATGTGACATCACactattgtttacaaatactttgATTATACACGGGTCTACTTATTTACCAAGTGGCTCCAGACAGAGTGATGGACGATGACGTCGAAACAATATCCTTCCACAAAAACTGTGGCCGAGATTACAAAAAAATCAGCTCTATGTTATGTCAAAAGAGCATTACTTTATGGAACTTTACCTGAGGCATGGTATATCTAGCTAAAATGTAATCTTTTCCTCATATTCAGAATAAGTATCATATTCATTGAcagaaagtttgtttttttctctgctGATTGATCTGCTGAAATGTGGTACATGCCTAAAAATACTGAATAAAGTCAAAAGTTCAGAGCAgctttatttagtaagaagATTACAAAAAGATAATAATTAACACTATTCAACAAAGTCCATGTACTAAATACATCAAACAATTCTAGTAAaggaatacaaaaacaatactaAAGTGAAACAGGTTTCCTCTAAACTAGGTAGTAATATACTGAAGGTATGCAGTTGGTTGcatgttgtatataaaaatgcattgaatgaGAAGAAGCTCTTGCATTAAATATATAGGATGAGCACAAAATGAACATGATAGGATGTGGAAACTGTAGCTGTACATTGTGAATACAGTATTAAAAGACTATGATGATCAAACTTATGAAACACAGAATTCACTATAATAAAGCAATTTTGTTGTGTCAagtcaaaagttaaaaacaaataattgtttatgtaaaaaaagtttatcgtgatatcatttaaatgataatagaAACTCAGAAATGaaatgtacaatgtacacagTTCATTCAGCGTAAAATGCATGAAAATGTGACCTTATTTTAAGCAAAGCAAGGATGAGTTTTAatcacaatataattatatgtttcttttaagttttataacaCCAGTtggatttcatttttatatacatgtacattataatataaagctactttgtcatgtttttatgttttagtatGACTATAGATAAATAACTATTTAGTTCAATATATGCTACAATTCTACTAAACTTTAATCTGTATGTAAAAATGGGCAGTGCCTGGGTTCTTTCAAATAATTCTTTCAAATAATAGTTGTTCATAACCcagtttgttaaataaaaagagCAAACATTTCACAGACACTGTAAGAAAAGTGTGGGAACTTTACAATTGTATATAACATGTATTGTTGCACATTTTTTCCATTGATTATTAACATTCATTTCCCTAGTGCCTGAAGAGGAAGCTTCCAATGTGGGGCGAGTATGTATGGCATAAGGGAAATCGATTACTGGTACCCGTTACAATTGATGAAtgacaaatacatacatgtatatcaaaacaaatttaattacACATCCTACAATataatgtgtgaaaaatattcagacatcaaataaaaaacacactaaaacaCTCAAACACATGATTACTATAAAACACTGTTAACAACAATAACAGTGAATATTAGCGAAAACAGCTACAAGAACAATATAATTCAATGGCAGCTATTCGGCTAATCCAGAGAAACAATGATtcgttttcaaaaataacaaaaagtcaAAGAGTGCATGGCTGATGACAGGCACAGTTTTCTTCTTGTTCTGGACAGTTTACTATCATCAGATTGTTTGTGAATCATGTAAACAACTTTACAAACATGctcaaatttaatttaagagCAATGATTATACTACAGTTTCTGGAAACAGAATTTGGTGTTCAACTATCAGAAAGGTACAGGTCTACACAAGCATACAGGTATTTGATCTTTGGTCACACACTAGGTTGCTACTATCACAGTAGAATTTGttcctatattgaaatacatcTACTTTCAAACAAATTGGTAGTTATCTCTGTGGACATTGAGCGGCATTCTTGTACTGGCGGTCTCTTCTCCAGGAATGTCGTACTGGTTATACCAGTTCATCTTGCTGGGACGGAAAAGACCAAAGCATCGGCAGCCTAAAACGTCTATAAGGTTCTTCAATACTCCTCGGctgaaatgtgaaaaatattcaattttgccACAATTTCAATTTACTATCACCTTGCATTAAGGTCATACCAAACTGATTCTATGACTAGCGTCAGGTTACAATTTCAAAACCTCCCCACCCTGCAggggaaaaaatatttttctatttacagaaatatTCCTTGATAGCAGATCCCACCTAGGTCCCATTATAAAGAAAGCATCTTAAACATTTACAGGTCCATCTTAAACATTTACAGGTCAATTCATTTCGATACATGTAGTTGAATATTTCACTGACTCACTGTATATGATACTTTTCTTGTCACTCATTATTGTTATTCTGATTAATATGCTCAAGAAAATCATATagattttggtatttttttttaatttaaagacaGAAACCCAATGGCTCAATGATGCTTAACATTGAATCAAATTGGCATGGCCTAACTAGAATTCAGCGAATCAGATGGTGCATATGtcattttgacaattcaagggTCATTACTCTTCGAGTGACAATGGTGATCTGGCTGATAATGAAACACATTTGATACTGTGCCAATTagtaaagtatattttgtcaagaTTGGAGAACAAATGTGTGACACCTGGATGACGACACCATTCGTCAACGTGATCCCTATGTGTCTGCCAGGCTACACTTGTTACACAAAAACATGCTTTCTACCCTCTTTTTGTATTGAAACTTCTCTTATGGTATagtttttaaaaccatttataaCTTACTGAAATGGATTTCTGTATGGTTTCTGGGAATGATCATTGAAGCACTGTTTGTCCCCAATTCCATGAGAATGTCCGTGATTCTGAGCCTTCGGTGCATTGTTCTCAGCCATACGCTTCTTGCTCATTGCATCCAGGTAATAATACCTTGCATGGTTCAGACGCTCGTTCGTCGTCATACCAAGCCACATGATCTgtaatgtttacaaaacatgcatttatgcaagtgtttgattcaaatccttttcaaaacatATGGTTTCGTATACTTGTACTGTATACCAGTAGCTATTTAGGTctattatgtttttgaaaaataaagacaaaaattggtctcttaattaaagatgcactcttacacccaaataagatttaccacaattaataatattttttcaacattccAATATGGATGAATTGATGtcgaaaaaaatggttcttatgaaggatactgagattaaattgaaagaattgagcataaaacatggtatttctatcttatgagactatagtagaccaaaGTTAATCTTTaccattcaccaatcatttaatatttttcgcgctttctgctattcaatacacggttacaatcttgttatcagtaatcaatattttccataaatgcattatttactaagtagttaaagttttatcagtcaaaattgatgtttgttacacatgtgtatgtattgattttgaataagagtgtcactttaaatatgtaACTGATGGTTGTACTTCAGTTAAGTTTTTGACATGTTCTcatagtttaaaaattattaaataaaacataacatattaattCACTTCAATAAAACTTTAGCCCAGCCTAGTACAACCAACACACCTGGTATAGCTGACTCAGCAGGAGAGCTCCAACCCAGAGAAAGTGTAGGAAGCTGTTGAGCCCGATCCAGAACACCCAGGGCGAGGGTTTTACCACCTTCCACACAGAGCCTGTGATCCCATCATCGTAAAAG
Proteins encoded in this region:
- the LOC128231859 gene encoding KRR1 small subunit processome component homolog; this encodes MDKSTKEEDLLVVPDGWKDPGISKEDNPHGVLAESSFATLFPKYREKYLKECWPLVKKTLSDHNLKAELDLVEGSMTVGTTRKTWDPYVIIKARDLIKLLARSVPYEQAVRVLEDDVFCDIIKIGSLVRNGDRFVKRRQRLIGPNGSTLKAIELLTNCYVLVQGNTVSTLGSYRGIKEVRNIVIDTMKNVHPIYNIKTLMIKRELAKDPQLKDESWERFLPKFKSKNISRRKQPTKKRTKKTYTPFPPPQPESKVDKELETGEYFLKDDEKKARKRAQKRAKEHESCEKKQKERAKAFIPPEEKPTEPKQAKSSTSEVDVDKLKKKIKQAQKGKKRANVKS